A genomic region of Clavibacter michiganensis subsp. insidiosus contains the following coding sequences:
- a CDS encoding inositol monophosphatase family protein yields MTTPGDTALLTIARDIAVRAGELALRRRREGVEVAASKSSPEDIVTHTDRETEDLIRRALEDVRPDDGFLGEESEGTAGTSGLTWVVDPIDGTVNFLYGIPAWAVSIAVVEGEADPLTWTARAGCVVNPTLGEVYTATAGGGSALDGRPLAVNSGVPLSLALVGTGFSYGAETRMRQGRVITDLLGEVRDIRRIGAASLDLCNVAAGRTDAYFERGLKPWDHAAGALIAAEAGARVTGIGGGPASDELLIAADPELARALEERLERPRA; encoded by the coding sequence ATGACGACCCCCGGTGACACCGCGCTCCTGACCATCGCCCGCGACATCGCCGTCCGCGCCGGGGAGCTCGCGCTCCGCCGTCGCCGGGAGGGCGTCGAGGTCGCCGCGTCGAAGTCGAGCCCCGAGGACATCGTCACGCACACGGACCGCGAGACCGAGGACCTCATCCGCCGAGCGCTCGAGGACGTCCGCCCCGACGACGGCTTCCTCGGCGAGGAGTCCGAGGGCACGGCGGGCACGTCCGGCCTCACTTGGGTGGTCGACCCCATCGACGGCACCGTCAACTTCCTCTACGGCATCCCCGCATGGGCCGTGAGCATCGCCGTGGTCGAGGGCGAGGCGGATCCGCTCACCTGGACCGCGCGCGCCGGCTGCGTCGTGAATCCCACCCTGGGCGAGGTCTACACGGCCACGGCGGGCGGCGGATCCGCGCTCGACGGCCGCCCGCTCGCCGTGAACTCCGGCGTGCCGCTCTCCCTCGCCCTCGTCGGCACGGGCTTCTCCTACGGCGCCGAGACGCGCATGCGGCAGGGCCGGGTGATCACCGACCTGCTCGGCGAGGTGCGCGACATCCGCCGCATCGGCGCCGCGTCGCTCGACCTCTGCAACGTGGCGGCGGGCCGCACCGACGCCTACTTCGAGCGCGGACTCAAGCCGTGGGACCACGCGGCCGGCGCCCTCATCGCCGCGGAGGCGGGTGCGCGCGTGACCGGGATCGGCGGCGGACCGGCGTCCGACGAGCTGCTCATCGCGGCGGATCCGGAGCTCGCGCGCGCCCTCGAGGAGCGGCTGGAGCGCCCGCGTGCATAG
- a CDS encoding M23 family metallopeptidase yields the protein MYPTRRERREAERRAAEAASGGSAPRGDAQAIEAAAPAAPAVEQPVEEPAVATDLPAPIAPDARIASDAPAAPAPRVLHIPVEAPAAPRTHLPEQAEPAAASAADSVPLANRARRLRAASAAAPESRRSSYVPAKRASVPAAAPHARIRGRRVPVSSRPALAPAPEAAAGRRRANASRGLTLLTMAFVATVTIATSLPSSAFLTGQDMAQANVVTDAPATSVPSQSVALSAAPEATVVGGTDDAFTATTPQQIMLAQTSKGAGAFTNDINGTIQWPFASGVPISGVFGKRIAPCSNGCSSNHQGVDFAPGLGAPIQAIADGVVREAVNSDTGLGVHLVIDHVIDGQLITSVYGHQLPGSLRVKAGDPVKVGQQIGQVGNTGASTGPHLHLEIRVADGTAVDPFAWLQEHAN from the coding sequence GTGTACCCGACGCGACGCGAGCGACGCGAGGCCGAGCGCCGGGCGGCCGAGGCGGCATCGGGCGGATCCGCGCCCCGGGGGGACGCGCAGGCCATCGAGGCCGCCGCTCCCGCTGCCCCGGCGGTCGAGCAGCCGGTCGAGGAGCCCGCCGTCGCGACGGACCTGCCCGCGCCGATCGCGCCCGACGCGCGGATCGCCTCCGATGCGCCGGCCGCCCCCGCGCCCCGGGTCCTCCACATCCCGGTCGAGGCCCCCGCCGCCCCCCGCACGCACCTCCCCGAGCAGGCCGAGCCCGCCGCCGCGAGCGCCGCGGACTCCGTCCCCCTCGCGAACCGCGCCCGTCGCCTCCGCGCCGCGTCCGCCGCCGCGCCCGAGTCGCGCCGCTCCTCGTACGTGCCCGCGAAGCGCGCGAGCGTCCCCGCGGCCGCCCCGCACGCGCGCATCCGCGGACGCCGCGTCCCCGTCTCCTCGCGGCCCGCGCTCGCCCCGGCGCCCGAGGCCGCCGCCGGCCGACGTCGCGCGAACGCGTCGCGCGGGCTCACGCTCCTCACCATGGCGTTCGTCGCGACGGTCACCATCGCGACCTCGCTGCCGTCCTCCGCGTTCCTCACCGGCCAGGACATGGCGCAGGCGAACGTCGTCACGGACGCCCCGGCCACCTCCGTCCCCAGCCAGAGCGTCGCGCTCTCCGCGGCGCCCGAGGCGACCGTCGTCGGCGGCACGGACGACGCCTTCACGGCCACGACGCCGCAGCAGATCATGCTGGCGCAGACGTCGAAGGGCGCCGGCGCCTTCACGAACGACATCAACGGCACCATCCAGTGGCCCTTCGCCTCGGGCGTGCCCATCAGCGGCGTCTTCGGCAAGCGCATCGCGCCCTGCTCCAACGGCTGCTCGAGCAACCACCAGGGCGTCGACTTCGCTCCCGGCCTCGGCGCGCCCATCCAGGCCATCGCCGACGGCGTCGTGCGCGAGGCCGTCAACAGCGACACCGGCCTCGGCGTCCACCTCGTCATCGACCACGTGATCGACGGGCAGCTCATCACGAGCGTCTACGGCCACCAGCTGCCCGGATCCCTGCGCGTGAAGGCCGGGGACCCCGTCAAGGTCGGCCAGCAGATCGGCCAGGTCGGCAACACGGGCGCATCCACCGGTCCGCACCTCCACCTCGAGATCCGCGTCGCCGACGGCACCGCGGTGGATCCCTTCGCCTGGCTCCAGGAGCACGCGAACTAG
- a CDS encoding glycoside hydrolase family 13 protein, producing the protein MTSPAPTALSTAARDDTSAHPDSTPQHGTGSEWWRTAVIYQIYPRSFADSDGDGIGDLPGITERLPALRELGVDAVWLSPFYLSPQNDAGYDVADYCAVDPLFGTLDDFERMQRRAHELGLRVIVDIVPNHTSSAHRWFEEALAAPAGSEERARYIFRDGKGADGELPPNNWESIFGGPAWTRLTEPDGTPGQWYLHLFDSSQPDLDWTNPWVHERFREILRFWLDRGVDGFRVDVAHGMVKAPGLPDYTPPEGQGSMGGAGGVDDQPAPPPPYFAQEGVHEIYRNWREIFDSYDGDRAMVAEAWVEPLAKLADWVRPDEMHQAFNFSYLETPWDAAALRRTIDASLATFSSVGAPSTWVLSNHDVVRHASRLALSGENPQGVGIGPESTVTVDEELGLRRARAASALMLALPGSAYVYQGEELGLPEDIRLPDEARQDPTFHRTAGERYGRDGCRVPIPWEAGKPSYGFSDGDASWLPQPDDWDGFARDAEQADPASTLSLYTEALLLRREHGLALGALEWIDAEGDDVIAFQSAGVMVIANLGQAAVPLPEGRVLLASRPLDGDAVPSDTTVWLIRD; encoded by the coding sequence ATGACTTCGCCTGCCCCCACAGCCCTGTCCACGGCTGCCCGGGACGACACCTCGGCCCACCCCGACAGCACCCCGCAGCACGGCACCGGATCCGAGTGGTGGCGCACCGCCGTCATCTACCAGATCTACCCGCGCTCGTTCGCCGACTCCGACGGCGACGGCATCGGCGACCTGCCCGGCATCACCGAGCGGCTCCCCGCGCTCCGCGAGCTCGGGGTCGACGCCGTCTGGCTCTCCCCCTTCTACCTCTCGCCGCAGAACGACGCGGGCTACGACGTCGCCGACTACTGCGCGGTGGATCCGCTGTTCGGCACGCTCGACGACTTCGAGCGGATGCAGCGTCGCGCGCACGAGCTCGGCCTCCGGGTGATCGTCGACATCGTCCCGAACCACACGTCCTCCGCGCATCGCTGGTTCGAGGAGGCGCTCGCCGCCCCCGCCGGCAGCGAGGAGCGCGCCCGCTACATCTTCCGCGACGGGAAGGGCGCCGACGGCGAGCTGCCCCCGAACAACTGGGAGTCGATCTTCGGCGGCCCGGCGTGGACCCGGCTCACCGAGCCCGACGGCACGCCCGGCCAGTGGTACCTCCACCTGTTCGACTCGTCGCAGCCCGACCTCGACTGGACGAACCCGTGGGTGCACGAGCGCTTCCGCGAGATCCTCCGCTTCTGGCTCGACCGCGGGGTCGACGGCTTCCGCGTGGACGTCGCGCACGGCATGGTCAAGGCGCCCGGCCTCCCCGACTACACCCCGCCCGAGGGCCAGGGCAGCATGGGCGGCGCCGGCGGCGTCGACGACCAGCCCGCTCCCCCGCCGCCGTACTTCGCGCAGGAGGGAGTGCACGAGATCTACCGCAACTGGCGCGAGATCTTCGACTCGTACGACGGCGACCGCGCCATGGTCGCCGAGGCGTGGGTCGAGCCGCTCGCGAAGCTGGCCGACTGGGTGCGCCCGGACGAGATGCACCAGGCCTTCAACTTCAGCTACCTCGAGACGCCGTGGGATGCCGCGGCGCTCCGCCGGACGATCGACGCGTCGCTCGCGACCTTCTCCTCCGTGGGCGCGCCGAGCACGTGGGTCCTCTCGAACCACGACGTGGTGCGGCACGCGAGCCGGCTCGCGCTCTCGGGCGAGAACCCGCAGGGCGTGGGCATCGGGCCGGAGTCGACCGTGACGGTCGACGAGGAGCTCGGCCTCCGTCGCGCCCGCGCCGCGAGCGCGCTCATGCTCGCGCTGCCCGGCAGCGCGTACGTCTACCAGGGCGAGGAGCTCGGGCTGCCCGAGGACATCCGCCTGCCCGACGAGGCGCGGCAGGATCCGACGTTCCACCGCACCGCGGGCGAGCGCTACGGCCGCGACGGCTGCCGCGTGCCGATCCCGTGGGAGGCGGGCAAGCCGTCGTACGGCTTCAGCGACGGCGACGCCAGCTGGCTGCCGCAGCCCGACGACTGGGACGGGTTCGCGCGCGACGCCGAGCAGGCGGATCCCGCGTCGACCCTCTCCCTCTACACGGAGGCGCTGCTGCTGCGCCGGGAGCACGGGCTCGCGCTGGGCGCGCTGGAGTGGATCGACGCGGAGGGCGACGACGTGATCGCGTTCCAGAGCGCGGGCGTCATGGTCATCGCCAACCTCGGGCAGGCCGCCGTGCCGCTGCCCGAGGGCCGCGTGCTGCTCGCGAGCCGGCCGCTCGACGGCGACGCCGTGCCGTCCGACACCACCGTGTGGCTGATCCGGGACTGA
- a CDS encoding FAS1-like dehydratase domain-containing protein, with translation MPVNPDLQGRVLPAAAPYLVGREKVREFARAVGATHPVHLDPEAARAAGHADVVAPSTFPVVVQEATLAQLLAEPDAGIDFSRVVHGEQAFTYSRPVVAGDELTATLTVTKVATLGGNAMVTAESAMVDGSGAHVVTAVSTLVVRGDDA, from the coding sequence GTGCCAGTGAATCCAGACCTCCAGGGTCGCGTGCTCCCCGCCGCCGCCCCGTACCTGGTGGGACGCGAGAAGGTGCGCGAATTCGCCCGCGCCGTCGGCGCCACCCACCCCGTCCACCTCGACCCCGAGGCCGCGCGCGCCGCCGGCCACGCCGACGTGGTCGCGCCGAGCACGTTCCCCGTCGTCGTCCAGGAGGCGACGCTCGCGCAGCTGCTCGCCGAGCCCGACGCCGGCATCGACTTCAGTCGCGTGGTCCACGGCGAGCAGGCGTTCACGTACTCCCGGCCGGTGGTCGCGGGCGACGAGCTGACCGCGACGCTCACCGTCACCAAGGTGGCCACCCTCGGCGGCAACGCGATGGTGACCGCCGAGTCCGCCATGGTCGACGGATCCGGCGCGCACGTCGTCACGGCCGTCTCCACCCTCGTCGTCCGCGGGGACGACGCGTGA
- a CDS encoding MaoC/PaaZ C-terminal domain-containing protein, protein MSAVPVLADLAVGDVVAERSLHLTRDSLVRYAGASGDFNPIHYRDDVAASVGLPGVLAHGMLTMGQAVQPVADWVGDPSRIVSYGVRFTRPVVVDPADGQDLSIIAKVGAIDADAGTARIDIAVSVDGKTVLGRAQAQVRLA, encoded by the coding sequence GTGAGCGCCGTGCCCGTGCTCGCCGACCTCGCCGTGGGTGACGTCGTGGCGGAGCGATCGCTGCACCTCACCCGCGACTCCCTCGTCCGCTACGCGGGCGCGTCGGGCGACTTCAACCCCATCCACTACCGCGACGACGTGGCCGCGTCGGTCGGGCTGCCGGGCGTCCTCGCCCACGGCATGCTGACGATGGGCCAGGCCGTGCAGCCCGTGGCCGACTGGGTGGGCGATCCCTCGCGCATCGTGTCCTACGGCGTGCGCTTCACGCGGCCCGTGGTCGTGGATCCCGCCGACGGCCAGGACCTCTCGATCATCGCCAAGGTGGGCGCGATCGACGCCGATGCCGGCACCGCGCGCATCGACATCGCCGTCTCCGTCGACGGGAAGACCGTCCTCGGCCGCGCCCAGGCGCAGGTCCGGCTGGCGTAG
- a CDS encoding UDP-N-acetylmuramate dehydrogenase has product MTIQTHRDAPLADLTTLRVGGPAEELVTVSERDELVDTLLGLWAVGEDWMVLGGGSNSLISDEGVEGTVIRIATRGVEVGDERADGTVLVRVEAGEPWDALVARTVADGLAGLEALSGIPGSTGASPVQNIGAYGQEVADVLERIDFLDYETGEVERLSAADLGLGYRTSALKRGRAGVVLAVDFALTRGDGPDALGLPVAYPQLAGALGVEVGDRVPVARVRETVLALRASKGMVLDDADHDTWSAGSFFTNPIVSAAFARTLPADAPRWPQEDPPQDLVVPLGDQWEVAEAIEREAAARRRREPAGVKLSAAWLIEHSGVQRGFRLPGSGAAVSSKHTLALTNRGTATAEHVAALARYVQGRVMGEHGVILQPEPVLVGLAL; this is encoded by the coding sequence GTGACGATCCAGACCCACCGCGACGCCCCGCTCGCCGACCTCACCACCCTGCGCGTCGGCGGTCCGGCCGAGGAGCTCGTCACCGTGAGCGAGCGCGATGAGCTCGTCGACACGCTCCTCGGCCTGTGGGCCGTGGGCGAGGACTGGATGGTCCTCGGCGGCGGATCCAACTCCCTCATCTCGGACGAGGGCGTGGAGGGCACCGTCATCCGCATCGCGACCCGCGGCGTCGAGGTGGGCGACGAGCGGGCCGACGGCACCGTGCTCGTGCGCGTCGAGGCCGGCGAGCCGTGGGACGCGCTCGTCGCGCGCACCGTGGCCGACGGGCTCGCGGGGCTCGAGGCGCTCTCAGGGATCCCCGGATCCACCGGCGCCTCGCCCGTGCAGAACATCGGCGCGTACGGCCAGGAGGTGGCCGACGTCCTGGAGCGCATCGACTTCCTCGACTACGAGACCGGCGAGGTGGAGCGCCTCAGCGCCGCCGACCTCGGCCTCGGCTACCGCACCTCCGCGCTGAAGCGCGGACGCGCGGGCGTCGTGCTCGCGGTGGACTTCGCGCTCACCCGGGGAGACGGCCCCGACGCGCTCGGCCTGCCCGTCGCGTACCCGCAGCTCGCCGGCGCGCTCGGCGTGGAGGTCGGCGACCGCGTGCCCGTCGCCCGCGTCCGCGAGACCGTGCTGGCGCTCCGCGCGTCCAAGGGCATGGTGCTCGACGACGCCGATCACGACACGTGGAGCGCGGGCTCGTTCTTCACGAACCCCATCGTCAGCGCCGCGTTCGCCCGCACGCTGCCGGCCGACGCCCCGCGCTGGCCGCAGGAGGATCCGCCCCAGGACCTCGTCGTGCCGCTCGGCGACCAGTGGGAGGTGGCCGAGGCCATCGAGCGCGAGGCCGCTGCTCGCCGTCGACGCGAGCCGGCCGGCGTGAAGCTCAGCGCCGCGTGGCTGATCGAGCACTCGGGGGTGCAGCGCGGGTTCCGGCTGCCGGGATCCGGTGCGGCCGTCTCCTCCAAGCACACGCTCGCGCTCACCAACCGCGGCACCGCGACCGCTGAGCACGTCGCCGCCCTCGCGCGCTACGTGCAGGGCCGCGTGATGGGCGAGCACGGCGTGATCCTGCAGCCCGAGCCCGTGCTGGTCGGCCTCGCCCTCTAG
- a CDS encoding pyridoxal phosphate-dependent aminotransferase, with translation MAEPQSTVPLSRVSTRIGSIAESATLKVDGKAKALQAAGRPVISFAAGEPDFPTPDYVVEAAVEAARDPRNHRYTAAAGLPDLREAIADKTRASSGLDVGIDRIIVTNGGKQAVYQAFQTLLDPGDEVLVPTPYWTTYPEAIRLAGGVPVDVFAGADQGYLVTVEQLEAAWTPRTKVLLFVSPSNPTGAVYSREQTREIGEWADSKGLWVISDEIYQDLVYDGAEAASIVDVVPALADRTILVNGVAKTYAMTGWRVGWMVGPADAIKAAGNLQSHLSSNASNVSQRAAIAALRGPRDTVDRMREAFDRRRRTIVAELDAVPGFVTPTPQGAFYVYPDVTGLFGRDIDGVTPTTSLEVADVLLEKAEIAAVPGEAFGPSGFLRFSYALGDEALLEGVRRIRDLLA, from the coding sequence ATGGCCGAACCGCAGAGCACCGTCCCCCTCAGCCGCGTCTCCACCCGCATCGGATCCATCGCCGAGTCCGCGACCCTCAAGGTCGACGGCAAGGCCAAGGCCCTGCAGGCCGCCGGACGCCCCGTCATCAGCTTCGCGGCAGGCGAGCCCGACTTCCCGACGCCCGACTACGTGGTCGAGGCCGCGGTCGAGGCCGCGCGGGATCCCCGCAACCACCGCTACACCGCGGCCGCCGGCCTCCCCGACCTCCGCGAGGCGATAGCCGACAAGACCCGCGCCTCCTCCGGCCTCGACGTGGGCATCGACCGGATCATCGTCACCAACGGCGGCAAGCAGGCCGTCTACCAGGCGTTCCAGACGCTGCTCGACCCGGGCGACGAGGTCCTCGTGCCCACGCCCTACTGGACCACCTACCCCGAGGCCATCCGCCTCGCGGGCGGCGTTCCGGTCGACGTCTTCGCGGGCGCCGACCAGGGCTACCTCGTGACCGTCGAGCAGCTCGAGGCCGCGTGGACGCCGCGCACCAAGGTGCTGCTGTTCGTCTCGCCCTCGAACCCCACGGGCGCCGTCTACTCGCGCGAGCAGACCCGCGAGATCGGCGAGTGGGCCGACTCCAAGGGACTCTGGGTCATCAGCGACGAGATCTACCAGGACCTGGTCTACGACGGGGCCGAGGCCGCGAGCATCGTCGACGTCGTGCCGGCCCTGGCGGACCGCACGATCCTCGTCAACGGCGTCGCCAAGACGTACGCCATGACGGGCTGGCGCGTGGGGTGGATGGTCGGCCCGGCCGACGCCATCAAGGCCGCGGGCAACCTGCAATCGCACCTCTCCTCGAACGCCTCGAACGTCTCGCAGCGCGCGGCCATCGCGGCGCTCCGGGGCCCCCGCGACACGGTCGACCGGATGCGCGAGGCCTTCGACCGCCGCCGCCGCACGATCGTCGCCGAGCTCGACGCCGTCCCCGGCTTCGTCACGCCCACACCGCAGGGCGCGTTCTACGTCTACCCCGACGTGACGGGCCTCTTCGGCCGCGACATCGACGGCGTGACGCCGACCACCTCGCTCGAGGTCGCCGACGTGCTGCTCGAGAAGGCGGAGATCGCCGCCGTCCCCGGCGAGGCGTTCGGCCCGAGCGGGTTCCTGCGCTTCAGCTACGCGCTCGGCGACGAGGCGCTGCTCGAGGGCGTGCGCCGGATCCGCGACCTGCTGGCCTGA
- the secE gene encoding preprotein translocase subunit SecE: MARKIVDEPSEEIVAQAREQRDARRNPFARLVLFIKQVVQELKKVVTPTRKELLTFTGVVLAFVIVMMVIVSLLDQLFGYLAIVVFGNGA, from the coding sequence GTGGCGCGGAAGATCGTCGACGAGCCGAGCGAGGAGATCGTCGCGCAGGCTCGCGAGCAGCGGGATGCGCGACGCAACCCCTTCGCCCGGCTGGTGCTCTTCATCAAGCAGGTCGTGCAGGAACTCAAGAAGGTGGTCACCCCCACCCGCAAGGAGCTGCTGACGTTCACGGGAGTGGTGCTGGCCTTCGTCATCGTCATGATGGTGATCGTCTCGCTCCTCGACCAGCTGTTCGGGTACCTCGCCATCGTGGTGTTCGGCAACGGCGCCTAG
- the nusG gene encoding transcription termination/antitermination protein NusG has translation MAESKRDDVDLAPAAEQSSEVDEVQEGHAIESSEESSDAAEHTALHVESDSVETDLTAALDAMESVADPEADAIVEDALDVDSADEAEAAVEATDDEAEEEAAEEALEPADVAPATAEDIAEAEADLVPDEAASEDDAEVDPYEDFRKELRSKPGKWYVIHSYAGFERRVKSNIENRMVSLNMEDDIYQIEVPMEDVVEIKNGQRKMVNRVRIPGYVLVRMSLNEDSWSVVRHTPGVTGFVGNAHNPTPLRFEEAFSMLKSLVEIKEVAQVKGQPTKGGQAQRVVAAEVDFEIGETITIKEGSFAGLPGSISEIKPESGKLTVLVSLFERETPVELSFDQVTKL, from the coding sequence TTGGCTGAGAGCAAGCGCGACGACGTCGACCTCGCCCCCGCGGCGGAGCAGTCCTCCGAGGTGGACGAGGTCCAGGAGGGCCACGCCATCGAGTCCTCCGAGGAGAGCTCGGACGCGGCGGAGCACACCGCCCTGCACGTCGAGTCCGACTCGGTCGAGACCGACCTGACGGCGGCGCTCGACGCGATGGAGTCCGTCGCGGACCCCGAGGCCGACGCCATCGTCGAGGACGCGCTCGACGTCGACTCCGCCGACGAGGCCGAGGCCGCCGTCGAGGCGACCGACGACGAGGCGGAGGAGGAGGCGGCCGAGGAGGCCCTCGAGCCCGCCGACGTCGCGCCCGCCACGGCGGAGGACATCGCCGAGGCCGAGGCCGACCTCGTCCCCGACGAGGCCGCGTCCGAGGACGACGCCGAGGTCGACCCCTATGAGGACTTCCGCAAGGAGCTCCGATCCAAGCCGGGCAAGTGGTACGTCATCCACTCCTACGCGGGCTTCGAGCGCCGCGTGAAGAGCAACATCGAGAACCGCATGGTGTCGCTCAACATGGAGGACGACATCTACCAGATCGAGGTCCCGATGGAGGACGTCGTCGAGATCAAGAACGGCCAGCGCAAGATGGTCAACCGGGTGCGCATCCCGGGCTACGTGCTCGTGCGCATGAGCCTCAACGAGGACAGCTGGTCGGTCGTCCGCCACACCCCCGGCGTCACGGGCTTCGTGGGCAACGCCCACAACCCCACGCCCCTCCGCTTCGAGGAGGCCTTCTCCATGCTGAAGAGCCTCGTCGAGATCAAGGAGGTGGCGCAGGTCAAGGGCCAGCCCACCAAGGGCGGCCAGGCGCAGCGCGTCGTCGCCGCCGAGGTCGACTTCGAGATCGGCGAGACGATCACGATCAAGGAGGGCTCGTTCGCGGGCCTCCCCGGCTCCATCAGCGAGATCAAGCCCGAGAGCGGCAAGCTCACGGTGCTCGTCTCCCTGTTCGAGCGCGAGACCCCGGTCGAGCTCAGCTTCGACCAGGTCACCAAGCTCTAG
- the rplK gene encoding 50S ribosomal protein L11: MAPKKKVTGLIKLQIKAGAANPAPPIGPALGQHGVNIMEFCKAYNAQTEAQRGNVIPVEITVYEDRTFTFILKTPPAAELIKKAAGVAKGSGTPHTVKVAKLTMDQVREIAEQKQADLNANDIDAAAKIIAGTARSMGITVEA, encoded by the coding sequence ATGGCACCGAAGAAGAAGGTCACGGGTCTGATCAAGCTGCAGATCAAGGCCGGCGCCGCCAACCCCGCACCGCCCATCGGGCCGGCGCTGGGACAGCACGGCGTCAACATCATGGAGTTCTGCAAGGCGTACAACGCCCAGACCGAGGCTCAGCGCGGGAACGTCATCCCCGTCGAGATCACCGTCTACGAGGACCGGACGTTCACGTTCATCCTCAAGACGCCCCCGGCCGCGGAGCTCATCAAGAAGGCCGCCGGAGTCGCCAAGGGCTCGGGCACGCCGCACACGGTCAAGGTCGCGAAGCTCACGATGGACCAGGTCCGCGAGATCGCCGAGCAGAAGCAGGCCGACCTCAACGCCAACGACATCGACGCCGCGGCGAAGATCATCGCCGGCACCGCCCGCTCCATGGGCATCACGGTCGAGGCCTAG
- the rplA gene encoding 50S ribosomal protein L1 — MAKSKAYRAAAEKIDPAKAYTASEAVELARETGSRKFDSTVEVALKLGVDPRKADQMVRGTVILPHGTGKTARVIVFATGPAAEAAIAAGADEVGGDELIEKVAGGYTSFDSAVSTPELMGKVGRLGKVLGPRGLMPNPKTGTVTPDVARAVSDIKGGKIEFRVDKHANVHFVVGKASFSPEQLSENVGAALEEIVRLKPSSSKGRYVQKATVSTTFGPGIPVDVNSI; from the coding sequence ATGGCGAAGTCAAAGGCCTACCGGGCCGCAGCCGAGAAGATCGATCCCGCCAAGGCGTACACCGCCTCGGAGGCCGTCGAGCTCGCGCGCGAGACCGGTTCCCGCAAGTTCGACAGCACCGTCGAGGTCGCGCTCAAGCTCGGCGTCGACCCCCGCAAGGCAGACCAGATGGTCCGCGGCACCGTCATCCTTCCTCACGGTACCGGCAAGACTGCTCGCGTCATCGTCTTCGCGACGGGCCCCGCGGCCGAGGCGGCCATCGCCGCAGGCGCCGACGAGGTCGGCGGCGACGAGCTCATCGAGAAGGTGGCGGGCGGCTACACGTCGTTCGACTCCGCCGTCTCGACGCCCGAGCTCATGGGCAAGGTCGGTCGTCTCGGCAAGGTGCTCGGCCCGCGCGGCCTCATGCCCAACCCGAAGACCGGCACGGTCACCCCGGACGTCGCGCGCGCGGTGTCCGACATCAAGGGCGGCAAGATCGAGTTCCGCGTCGACAAGCACGCGAACGTGCACTTCGTGGTCGGCAAGGCGAGCTTCTCGCCCGAGCAGCTCTCGGAGAACGTCGGCGCCGCGCTCGAGGAGATCGTCCGCCTCAAGCCGTCCTCCTCGAAGGGCCGCTACGTGCAGAAGGCCACGGTCTCCACGACCTTCGGCCCCGGGATCCCGGTGGACGTCAACTCCATCTAG
- a CDS encoding GNAT family N-acetyltransferase, producing the protein MSIPDPAVAPVPAVPSFRVASPGDAEEVAALAARTFALACPPTTTAEAIVEHIRTVLSPARFRAHLADPAHRVVLAEVAGRAVGYTMVVAAPPADADVAGALRLRPEVELSKVYVEQGSHGAGVARPLMAETLRVARELAGERGRDAEAGIWLGVNEHNARAIRFYERSGFRIVGTRSFRLSDAVETDHVMEQALAAPAGE; encoded by the coding sequence GTGAGCATCCCGGATCCCGCCGTCGCCCCCGTCCCCGCCGTCCCGTCCTTCCGTGTCGCCTCGCCCGGTGACGCGGAGGAGGTGGCCGCCCTCGCCGCCCGCACCTTCGCGCTCGCGTGCCCGCCGACGACCACGGCCGAGGCGATCGTGGAGCACATCCGCACCGTCCTGTCGCCAGCGCGCTTCCGGGCGCACCTCGCGGATCCCGCGCACCGGGTCGTGCTCGCGGAGGTCGCGGGCCGGGCGGTCGGCTACACGATGGTCGTCGCGGCGCCGCCTGCGGACGCCGACGTGGCGGGAGCGCTCCGGCTGCGGCCGGAGGTCGAGCTGAGCAAGGTGTACGTCGAGCAGGGGTCGCACGGTGCGGGTGTCGCGCGGCCGCTCATGGCCGAGACGCTGCGGGTCGCCCGCGAGCTGGCAGGGGAGCGGGGGCGGGACGCCGAGGCCGGGATCTGGCTCGGCGTCAACGAGCACAACGCGCGCGCCATCCGCTTCTACGAGCGCAGCGGCTTCCGCATCGTGGGGACCCGGTCGTTCCGGCTCTCGGATGCGGTGGAGACGGATCACGTGATGGAGCAGGCGCTGGCGGCGCCCGCCGGGGAGTGA